CGCCCTCTCTCCCGACGACCTTTCCACGGACGAGCTGCTGGCGGAGCTGCGCCGCCGCGACCGCCTGTCGCTGGAGCTGGCGGCGGGGGTGCACGAGCTGGGCGCCGTCGCCGCGCGCGTGTCCGACGGCGCGGAGCCGAGCGTGCGCGACTTCGAGATGGCCCGCACGGTCTCGGACGGGCTGGAGCGCCACCTCCTTTCCGCACCCGCCGCGCCGGCCCCGCTGCTGGAGGACCCCGTGCTGGCTGAAGAGGCAGAGGCGCCGATCCCGGCCCACGACGACGCCACCCGCGTGCACGCCGTCCCCCGCGACCGGGGGCGCAGGCCGCTGGCATTCCTGGCGGGCGCGGCGGGAATCGCCGCCATCGTGCTGCTGGCTGCCTGGGCCGTACGCGGCAATCGCGGCGGCGACCTGGAGCGCTCCGACCGGCTGGTGCGCGAGGGGAAGATCGCCGCCGCCGCCCAGCTCCTGCGCGAGTACGCCAACGACCGCCCGGAAGACCCGGACGGGCGCCTGCGCCTGGCGGCCCTCTACCGCGAGGCGGGCCGCCGGCAGGACGCGCTCAAGGAGGTCCGTGCCGGGCTCGTCTCCCGCGCGCAGGATGCGGGGCTCAACTCGGAGCTGGGCCACCTCCTGCTGGACGCCGGCAAGCCCGTTGAGGCGGTGCGCGCCTTCCGCCGCGCCCTGGACGCGGACGCGGAGAACGAGCGCGCCTGGGTCGGCCTGCTGCGCGCCATGCGGGAGGCGGGGATGGGCCCGCAGGCCGAGCAGGCGCGCGAGCGTGCGCCGCTGGCGGTGCGCGAGCTGGTGCCGCGCTCGCTGCCCGAGATCCCGGCCGCGCCCGCCGCGACGCCGCAGGGCCAGCTTCCCGCGGCCCCCTGACCGGGGCCGCTTCTCTTTCCGGGGCACCTCCTACGATGGACGCACTCGACCGCCTGTACCGGCGGGTCGCCGACGTTCTCCTCCGCCAGCCGGACGCACAGGTGACGGTGGGAGACGTGTACCAGAACCTGGTGCCGTACCGCCTGGTGCGAAGCGAGCTGGGCTTC
The DNA window shown above is from Longimicrobium sp. and carries:
- a CDS encoding tetratricopeptide repeat protein, which codes for MLPVPESTLRPLRAVAGDISALRGGTASPGALVRVARAAESTLRRVLRDDPTAPVELRLRALSPDDLSTDELLAELRRRDRLSLELAAGVHELGAVAARVSDGAEPSVRDFEMARTVSDGLERHLLSAPAAPAPLLEDPVLAEEAEAPIPAHDDATRVHAVPRDRGRRPLAFLAGAAGIAAIVLLAAWAVRGNRGGDLERSDRLVREGKIAAAAQLLREYANDRPEDPDGRLRLAALYREAGRRQDALKEVRAGLVSRAQDAGLNSELGHLLLDAGKPVEAVRAFRRALDADAENERAWVGLLRAMREAGMGPQAEQARERAPLAVRELVPRSLPEIPAAPAATPQGQLPAAP